The Ananas comosus cultivar F153 linkage group 7, ASM154086v1, whole genome shotgun sequence genome has a window encoding:
- the LOC109712486 gene encoding uncharacterized protein LOC109712486, whose protein sequence is MGNCIDSRGGATWVDDDDWGFSDEDERKRSPLLGKKGSAAAEAAAVGPREVKIKITKKQLRELLRKAEGKGVPADEVVAELAWFVEFGREHRESHWKPALQSIPETGE, encoded by the coding sequence ATGGGGAATTGTATCGACTCCCGAGGCGGCGCGACGTgggtcgacgacgacgactggGGATTCTCCGACGAGGATGAGCGCAAGAGGAGTCCGTTGCTCGGAAAGAAgggatcggcggcggcggaggcggcggcggtaggCCCGAGAGAGGTGAAGATTAAGATCACGAAGAAACAGCTGCGAGAATTGTTACGAAAGGCCGAAGGCAAAGGGGTGCCAGCCGACGAGGTCGTGGCGGAGCTTGCCTGGTTTGTTGAGTTCGGCCGCGAACATCGCGAATCGCATTGGAAGCCCGCGTTACAAAGTATACCGGAGACCGGAGAGtaa
- the LOC109713361 gene encoding uncharacterized GPI-anchored protein At1g61900, with protein sequence MVPLTPRLLGALLLLLCFEELFFKFENTVAHSLPQVRHVDYSRETDAPLLPEISPSNAPQPFIPLLAPAPLAPFFNNSTPKLSGQCSLNFTAVDSLMSTTAVDCFASFAPFLANVICCPQLQAMITILIGQSSKSTGLLALDSTHANFCLSDIQQLLASQGGSSDLQSVCSINFSNLTRGSCPVNDINGFESIVDSSKLLAACGKVDSVNECCSQICQNAVYESAKKLALSDGGLTLQNSSVVDSCRDIVLRWLSSRLSASSAKQVLRQISNCNVNGACPLDFPDTTKVAKACGESPTNHSSCCNAMNNYVSHLQKQSFITNLQALDCASSLGQKLQDMNVSTNIYSLCQITLKDFSLQVGSQESGCLLPSLPSDATFDRSSGISFTCDLNDNIAAPWPSSSQASASSCNKSTNFPALPAATSAQHGVYVMDMKSPVLMSLFLSLLILIQR encoded by the exons GTTTTGAAGAACTCttcttcaaatttgaaaacACAGTTGCTCATAGCTTACCTCAAGTGCGTCATGTGGACTACTCTAGAGAAACAGATGCCCCCCTTTTGCCTGAAATTTCTCCAAGCAATGCCCCTCAACCATTCATTCCTCTTCTTGCACCTGCGCCCCTGGCTCCATTTTTCAACAATAGCACACCAAAATTATCAG GGCAATGCTCGTTAAACTTCACAGCTGTTGACAGTTTGATGAGTACCACTGCAGTTGATTGCTTCGCCTCTTTTGCCCCTTTCTTAGCCAATGTAATTTGTTGCCCCCAGCTTCAGGCGATGATAACAATTCTTATTGGGCAATCAAGCAAAAGTACAGGATTGCTCGCCTTGGATTCTACTCATGCAAACTTTTGCCTCTCGGATATTCAACAGCTTCTAGCAAGCCAAGGCGGCAGCAGCGACCTCCAAAGTGTATGCTCGATTAACTTCTCAAACCTCACGAGGGGGTCTTGTCCTGTAAATGATATTAACGGGTTTGAGAGCATTGTGGACTCTTCGAAACTGTTGGCTGCTTGTGGGAAAGTTGACTCAGTCAATGAGTGCTGTAGCCAAATATGTCAGAATGCTGTTTATGAATCGGCTAAGAAACTTGCTTTGAGCGATGGTGGTTTGACGCTTCAGAATTCATCTGTAGTTGATAGTTGCAGAGACATTGTGCTCAGATGGTTGTCGAGCAGGCTCAGTGCTTCGTCAGCGAAACAAGTACTTAGGCAGATATCTAACTGTAACGTAAATGGAG CTTGTCCATTAGATTTTCCAGACACTACTAAGGTTGCAAAAGCTTGTGGTGAAAGCCCCACGAACCATAGTTCGTGCTGCAATGCTATGAACAACTATGTATCTCACTTGCAAAAGCAGAGCTTTATAACTAATCTTCAAGCGCTGGATTGTGCCTCATCGCTCGGTCAAAAGTTGCAAGATATGAATGTGAGCACAAACATTTACAGCTTGTGCCAGATAACTCTTAAGGACTTCTCTCTCCAAG TTGGCTCTCAAG AATCTGGATGCCTCTTGCCAAGTTTGCCATCTGATGCCACATTCGACCGTTCATCTGGGATTAGTTTCACTTGCGATCTAAATGACAATATTGCAGCTCCTTGGCCCTCTTCATCTCAAGCTTCTGCGTCTTCGTGCAATAAGT CGACTAATTTTCCTGCACTTCCAGCTGCAACTTCTGCACAACATG GTGTTTATGTAATGGATATGAAGTCTCCAGTGCTTATGTCTTTGTTTTTGTCTCTTCTAATACTCATTCAACGCTAG